The Halorubrum salinarum genome segment GGCACGTCGTCGTCGAGGACACGGAGCTGCTCATCGACCCGTTCTTCGACAACCCGAAGACCGACGTCGACCCCGCGGACCTCGACCCCGACTACCTCCTGTTGACCCACGGACACGCGGACCACATCGGCGACGCCGCCGAGTTCCCGGACGCGACGGTGGTCGCCACCCCGGAGCTGACCGGCTACGTCCAGGAGAACTTCGGCCACGAGCACACGCTCCCGGCCGGCGGCATGAACATCGGCGGCACCGCCGAGTGCGGCGACGCGTGGGTGACGATGGTCCGCGCGGACCACTCGAACGGCATCGAGAACGACCCCGACTACTCCGCCGGCATGCCGACCGGGTTCGTCATCGGCGACAAGAAGCCGACCCAGGAGTCCGACCCCGACTGCACCACGTTCTACCACGCCGGCGACACGGGCCTGATGTCCGAGATGGTCGACGTGATCGCCCCGTACCTCGAACCGGACGCCGCGGCCCTGCCCGCCGGCGACCACTTCACCATGGGGCCCGCGGGCGCCGGCATCGCCGCCGACTGGGTGGGCGCCGACGTGGTCTTCCCGATGCACTACGACTCGTTCGGCCCGATCGAGATCGAGACCCGCGAGTTCGTCAACGAGGTGAAGGCCGCGGGCGCCGCCGCCGAACCCGTCGTCCTCGAGGGCGA includes the following:
- a CDS encoding metal-dependent hydrolase is translated as MELTWHGHSTWHVVVEDTELLIDPFFDNPKTDVDPADLDPDYLLLTHGHADHIGDAAEFPDATVVATPELTGYVQENFGHEHTLPAGGMNIGGTAECGDAWVTMVRADHSNGIENDPDYSAGMPTGFVIGDKKPTQESDPDCTTFYHAGDTGLMSEMVDVIAPYLEPDAAALPAGDHFTMGPAGAGIAADWVGADVVFPMHYDSFGPIEIETREFVNEVKAAGAAAEPVVLEGDETYTLD